TTTCGGGAAAGGAAAAACCTGTCGATCTGCTGATGGTAACACAGGAACTAAAAGACCGCAACCAGCTCGACGAGGTTGGCGGACCGGGTTACATCACCCAACTTACCCGCCGAGTTGCTTCAGCTGCCCACATCGAATTTCACGCGCGTATTATTGCCCAAAAATTTATGCAGCGCGAGTTGATTCGTGTTTCTTCCGAAATTCAGACAAAAGCATACGACGATACCATCGATGTTGACGACCTGATTGATTTTTCAGAGTCGGCATTATTCCAGGTATCCGAAGGAAATATAAAGAAAGAGACTGTACCGATTAAACCCATACTAAATCAGGCAGTGCTGCAAATTGAAGCCGCACGTAGCAAGCCCGACGGATTAAGCGGTGTGCCATCAGGATTTACTGCCGTAGACCGGATCACTTCGGGGTGGGAACGTTCGGCACTGGTTATTCTGGCTGCACGTCCGGCAATGGGTAAAACAGCATTTGTACTTTCAATGGCTCGAAACATGGCTGTTGATCACCGTCAGGCAGTGGCTGTCTTCTCACTCGAGATGTCATCGTTGCAGTTGGTTAACCGTTTAATTTCTGCAGAGTCGGAATTGGGTGGTGAAAAAATTAAAACCGGGAAACTGGAAGATTACGAATGGGCACAGCTAAACCAGCGAATTAAAACGCTTGATGAAGCACCTATTTTTATCGACGATACACCCGCCCTTTCGATTTTTGAGTTCAGGGCTAAGTGCCGCCGTTTGAAAATGCAGCACAATATTGACATTATCATTGTCGATTACCTTCAGCTGATGACAGCCGGAACCGACACGCGCGGAAGCCGTGAACAGGAAGTAAGTTTGATTTCGCGATCGTTAAAGGCCATTGCCAAAGAGCTGGATGTACCGATTATTGCACTGTCGCAGTTGAGCCGTGCTGTTGAATCGCGCGAAGGCAAACGCCCGCAGCTGTCCGATCTTCGTGAGTCGGGAGCGATTGAGCAGGATGCCGATATTGTGTGTTTTATTCATCGCCCGGAGTACTTTGGTATTACCGAAGACGAATCGGGAAATTCGCTGCTGGGAATTGCTGAGTTGATCATTGCAAAACACCGTAACGGTGCCACTGCCGATGTTCCACTGCGCTTCCAGAAAGAAATGGCGCGCTTCTCCGATCTCGATCCGCAGTTCGATTCGGGAGATTTCTCAAAGGAGGTTCAAACTTTTGGCTCATCAATGAATCAGGACGAAGACAGCCTTGCGGCAGGAATATCGACTAACAGTGGATTCGACAGTCAGCGCTCGTCAACCAGCGACGCACCGTTTTAGAAAGGATTAAGGATAAATGATGAAT
This is a stretch of genomic DNA from uncultured Draconibacterium sp.. It encodes these proteins:
- the dnaB gene encoding replicative DNA helicase → MAQRKKTNQQQSTVEQINAQYGQLPPQAVDVEEAVLGALMLERDAYVTVADTIDSNSFYKEEHRKIFDAIKTLSGKEKPVDLLMVTQELKDRNQLDEVGGPGYITQLTRRVASAAHIEFHARIIAQKFMQRELIRVSSEIQTKAYDDTIDVDDLIDFSESALFQVSEGNIKKETVPIKPILNQAVLQIEAARSKPDGLSGVPSGFTAVDRITSGWERSALVILAARPAMGKTAFVLSMARNMAVDHRQAVAVFSLEMSSLQLVNRLISAESELGGEKIKTGKLEDYEWAQLNQRIKTLDEAPIFIDDTPALSIFEFRAKCRRLKMQHNIDIIIVDYLQLMTAGTDTRGSREQEVSLISRSLKAIAKELDVPIIALSQLSRAVESREGKRPQLSDLRESGAIEQDADIVCFIHRPEYFGITEDESGNSLLGIAELIIAKHRNGATADVPLRFQKEMARFSDLDPQFDSGDFSKEVQTFGSSMNQDEDSLAAGISTNSGFDSQRSSTSDAPF